From Acidobacteriota bacterium:
AGTGGAGAAATGACGAATTGCGTCAAAATGCAGCAAAAAACCCTTGTTTTCGACCAGAATTGCGTTCAGTTTGAGCGACCATCAGCCCACACCAGGGCATACTGTCGAGGACAAAACAGCGTGGCTGTCATATCGTGTCCTCCTGAGGTGAATGATCTGGAAAAGAAACTCTCTCCGTTGCGGAAAGGTCGGATTTCGCCCGGAGGGCGCCGGAAAGTAGCCGGTGTGGAAGCCGGCTTTGCGGCGCACCCACCGGAATACGGACCGCCAACGGTTCGCGCCCGGATGGGCGCTGGAAGCTTTCATCAGCAAAGTTTCGGTAACCGTTCCATCGTGCCTGGGGTTTTGATCCAGCGCCCATCCGGGCGCGAGGGAAATGAGCACGAATCCCGGTGGTATGCCCAAAGCGGCAAACCACCGGCTACTATCCAGCGCCCTCCGGGCGGTGATTGTCAAACTCAAGTGACCTTTCCGCAACGGAGAAAGAAACTCTATCCAAACTTTACCAGTTTGGGATTACTTGCTCAGCTTCGCAGGTATTATACCATTTTGGAACGGAGTCCTCGTATTAGAAAATAGTCAAGTTATTCATTCAAATGAAGTTCGCGAACTACTGACTACGAACTACTGACCACAAACTGGTATTATATCTGCCCTGGATCAATACCGAGTTCTTTGAGTTTGGCAGTGAGTTTTTCCAATTGCTGGAGTGCCGCTTCTTTTTCAGTCTTTTCTTGAGTCATCTGATGCAAAACCGCTTCTTTTTCAGCTTTCGCCTGGGCCGCTTCAGCTTTTGCCTGGGCCGCCTGTTCGTTCGAAGTTGGAATCCAGGTGCCTTCTTTATCAAACCAGCGCAGCCACAATCGTTGCTTGCCGTCATAACTGCCTTGCCAGAGACCTAACCCAAGTTCGATTGATGGAATCCAAAGCTTTTTTTCTTCGGATGAAATGGTCTGATAGCGGTCACCAGACAACTGGAAAAAGTGTAGCTCACCTGTATCACCATTCAATGCAACATAGTACGGAACTCTTAAAAAACGCTCATACACTTCCCATTTGGTTGGAACGCCCTCAACATCACGCAATATCTGGCCCAGGTCTTCTTTTTGTGTTCCCGGTGAGAGTAATTCCACAATGACCAGTGGACTGACGCCCTCCTGCCAGACCACATAACTGTTGCGCATGACCTGTCCGTCATACAGCCGAGGCACGCCAACTACGCCAAACCAGTCAGGACGCTTATATCGAAGTGGATACCTGACGTCATAGTACAAATTGAGATCCATCGCGGAAAAAACTTCATCCGGTGGAATGCAGGGCGGGCGAAACGTTTCTTTGAGGAAAAGGGCCTGGATTCCATGAAATTCGTCTGGCATGCCTGGTTCTCCGATGGTTTCACTGGGCAGATCATACATTGTGGGCAATGTCTCACGCGGTGAACGTGGCGGTGAATCCTTCAAATACATTGACATAGCGTATTTCACCTTTCTGAAAACCTTGGCTCCAGAATAAGCCAAAACGGGGCGAAATCCCAGGCCCGAATCTTCCAGCCATCAGCCCCAGACCCAAATGCTTCAGCCCGGTTATTTCCATTCACCAGTAAGCTGGAAGGCTGCCCAGTAATAGGGTGATGACCATTTTTTATTCTGCTGCAACTTGAGTTGTGCCTGGCGAAGCGCCTCAGCTGGTCGGAGTTTCTCAACCAGAAGTCCCTGATAGAAGTACTTCATGAGTTCTGCCGTGGCCTGGTCGCTGACGCTCCACAGACTGACCACGACGCGGGACGTTCCAGCATAGAGGAACCCCTGAGTGAGGCCGACCATGCCTTCACCTTTGATTTCTTTGCCCAGACCGCTCTGGCAAGCCGAAAGGGTCACGAGATCGGCATTGAGGTTGAGGTTAAACACATCGGGCAAGAGCAAGAAACCATTCTGGTCGTTTCCTTGCCGGTCAACCATCGAAAAAATCAGTCCAGAAAGCTCAGGGTGTTCGCTGTTGACAAACCCGTGGGTGGCGATATGGAGCAGACGAAATTGATCAAGGTCTGAACGGTTGAAAAAGTCACGGTTGGCGGCAAAGTCAAACGCCTGGGTCATCTGGGTCTTGGGCACGAGTTTGAGAATGGATTCAGCTTCGCGACGCGTGCCGGGGAGTCGTGGAATTTCTTTGGATTCGTCAATCAGGCCGACTTCCTGAACCGATGATTCGGTTTTTTCCAGTAACAGTTTGCGGCTGAGGGTGAGTTTCTTCGTCGTGGGTGGAGTCGGTTTGGTTTTTGCGGGGAGTTTTGGAATGCGGTCATCAGTTGGCTCAAATACCGGGTCAGCCACCACCGCCAGGTCTTTTGATGCTGTGGAGCGATTGAGATTTTCCTTACGCAATAAATCAAGGGCAGACGCCGAAGGCAGCATGACCAGTTCATGGTTGGCCAACAATGGTTCCGACTTGCCTTTGCCGGAAGTTGGACTGGTGAGTGTAAGTACCCCAAATGGAATGTAATGCAGCACGCCGTCCGGAACGATCAACAGTCGTTTGTTGCCCAAATGCGATGCCACTGGTTCAAGAATCAGGTGGCTTAATTCTGAGATGGCCTGGTCGAGTTCGCGTTTTAATTCCACGGCTGATTTTTTCTGAATATCTTCTTCCCGGCCAAGGATCCGCTTGAGACTGTTGGTTTGAGACAGCAGGTCATAGGCTTTGCGGGCGGCTGACTGAATTTTCTCTCTTTGAGGAAGCTCAACCGTCGTCAGCGTGTCGGGAGTGACAACCCACACGTAACTGCCTTGTGGACCCAGTGAATATTCAAGCAGGACAGTATCTGGGGTGACAACCGTGGATTGAATTTCACTGACCGTGAGTGGTTTCGGTTGAGTCAATGCTGCATAGCGGGGGCTGGTTCGGCGGAGTTCATCTTCAAGTTGCTGATATTCTTTGGTGATCGCGGCAATCTCGGCCTGAAGGCTGGCTTCAGTTTCTGGGGTGAGTTCCTGGCGAGCCATTAACCGGGTGAGGCTATCAACTTTGTCCGCGAGTTGTTGGCGGACAGCTCGTTCACGGGCCAGAAGTTCGAGGTTTCCCCCTTGCCGAATGTCCGCCCCAGCTTCATTGAGTAACTCCAGAAGACTTCGGGCTCGGGAGCGTTCGCTGATGTGCAAAGCCACCCGGTCGTATCCGGCTTTCGGATTTTGGGCATGCCTTTTCATCAGAAGGTGAATGTAGAACTCATAGATCCCCTGATTGTTGGCAAAAAAACTGGTTCGCAAGGTAGGTTTACGCACTCCGCTGCGGATCAATTCAACCAGCTTCAAGGCTTCTTCAATGGTTGTTTGAGCCGGATCATACTGGTTGGTTTCGGTATAAAACCGGGCAAGTTGAGAGAGCACCAGGGCTTTATTTCTGGGGTCAACGCCCTGTGGCCACCGGTTGACCACCTCTTTGCTGGTTTCAAGCGCTTTTTGTTTTTCTCCGCGATCAAAATAAAGTTTGGCCAAATTATTCAATGTACTGAGTTCGCCCATCAGGTCTTTGGCCTGGCGCCGAAGAGGCAATGCCTCTTCCAGGTATGTGCAGGCATCATCAACTTTTCCCAGCTTATCAACCGCAAACGCAATATTATGAAGGGCCGTTGCTTCGCCAGCTTGATCTTTGAATTTCCGTGAGAGAGACAGGGCCTGGGTGGCATATTCAAGGGCTTCGGCAAATTGCTGACGCTGCAGAAAGACATTGGCCAGGTTGATAAGGAGTACGACTTCCCGCACCGGGTCTCCGATTTTGCGCACAAGCGGTAATGCCTGCCGCATCAGTACCTCTGCCTGTTGAAGTTCCCCAACGTGTAAGTAGAGCAGACCGAGACCTTCATAAATTTCTTCCTGAAGTCGGGCATTGCCTGTTTGCTGGTTTAACTGGTCAGCTTCTTCAAACAGGTCGAGGGCTTTTTGAATGTTTCCTTGTTGGGAGGCCACCAGCGCCAGGCTGTTGAGTGATTCAACAATTCCCATCTGTTGTTGGAGCGTGCGCCTCATTGCCAGTGACTGAGAATGGGTGTCCGTGGCTTTTTGGTAGTCGCCAAGCTTAAAATAAACCACCCCCATTCGATGCCATATGGCAGCTTTACCTTCCCTGAACCCGGCTTTTTGAAAGCAGTGCAACGCCTGATCATAATATTTCAGGGTGGTTGCAAACTGATTTTGATTCAGATAGACCCCCGCAATATTGGTCAGTGTTTCACCTTCGCCCTTCACATCCTGACTGGTTCGGCGTAAAACCAGGGCTTGTTCATACATTTCCAGGGCTTTGGTGGGATTTCCCTGCACGTGAAAGATCAGCGCCAGGTTGGTTGTGGCCTGTCCAATCAGTTTCGAATCATTGATGGTGCGAGCCATGGCAAGTGACCGCTCATAAAACGTGCGGGCGGTATCCATTTCACCAAACGTGTAATAGCCGTTTCCAATACCATTCAACAGGTGAGCTGCTGAATCCAGTTTTCCAGCCAGCCGATATTGCTCAGCCGCCGCCTCAAATTTATCCAGTGACTGGCGGGTCCCTTCTTTCGTTCCCAATCGGGTAAGCTGATTTCCTTCGCGAATCAATTGGTATGCTTTGATTTGATGCAATTCTTCTGCTGTTGCCGCCCGGTATTCAGTAATTTTGAGGGTGTATTGTAGTTGCCCATTCGGAGTAGCCGGGGCAATCTTGAATTGGTGAGGACCAGTTGCCTCCGACAGGAGGACGATCTGATGAATGTTTTTTTCTGGGACAAAAGTGTCAGTAATCTCATCCCACTCTTTCCCGGGCTCCAGAAGCCAAATGTGAACGTCTTTCTGGTTGGATTGCAGTTCAAGCTCAAGGTATTCATTCACTCCCAATTGAAAGGTGTGAATCCGTGGCTCAGTGCTGGAGGCTTCAAATTCGACTGCTTTTCCTATCGGCAGCTCCAGGGTCTGGCTTTGTCCTGGAACACTGATTTTCCAGGCGGGGCTGAACTTCAATGGAGTTGCGAACACGGGAAAGATTGATGTCAGTGTAATCAGGTTAAGACAGACCGCCGTGATTGCCGGCTTGGGAAACTGCTGAAACAAAAATTGCATAGCACTCAATCGTTAGGAAAGAATTGTTAGGGAATTGGATGTGGAGAGAAAAGAGGCCAACCACCTGGCCGTTCCCTGATATGGGTTTAAATGTGGCTGGTTGGTTCAGGAGCGGTCAATCACTTTTGGCGTCAACTTCTCGACCAACCGAAGCTATTTCCATTCTCCCGTAAGCTGGAATGCCGCCCAGTAATAAGGCGACGACCATTGTTTATGCTGCCGCAGGTGAAGTTGTGCCCGACGAAGTGCTTCGGCAGGCCGGAGCTTTTCAACCAGCATTCCTCGATAAAAGTGCTTCATCAGTTCTGCCGTGGCCTGGTCGCTGACGTTCCACAGGCTGACCAGGACCCGCGATGTTCCCGCATAGAGAAACCCCTGGGTGAGTCCGACCATGCCTTCGCCTTTGATTTCCTTGCCCAGGCCGCTCTGGCAGGCGGAAAGGGTGACCAGATCCGTGTTGAGTTTGAGGTTAAACACGTCTGGCAGGAGCAAGAATCCATTTTGAGTTTTTCCTTGCTGGTCAAACATTGAAAAAATCAAGCCTGAGAATTCAGGGCGGTCGCTATTGATAAAACCGTGCGTGGCAATATGAAGCAACCGAAATTGATCGAGATCTGGGCGATCAAAAAAGCTTCGGTTCGCGGCAAAGTCAAACGCCAGGGCATTTTGGGTTTTGGGAACCAATTTAAGAATGGATTCGGCTTCGCGGCGTGTCCCAGGGAGGCGTGGAATCTGATTGGTTTCGTCAGCAATGCCAACTTCCTGAATCGAGGATTTGGTTTGTTCCAGCCGGAGGCTCCGGCTCCGGTCAAGTTTCTGCTTTGTGGGCGTGGCAGTTGTTGAGAGTGCTGCCAGCCTGGGAAACCGACCATCAGTTGGTTCAAACACCGGATCTGCCACAATCGCCAGGTTTTTGGTTGGTTTTGGACGGTTGAGGGTTTCAGTTCGCAGTAAATCAAGCGCCGAGGCTGAAGGCAAAACCACCACCTCGTGGCTGGTAAGGAGCGGTTCGGGTTTTGATGGAGCGTTTTCAACTGGAAGCGCCGCAAATGGAATGAAATGCAAAACGCCATCCGGAACGATCAGTACCCGTTTGTTACCCAGGTGTGAGACAACCGGCTGCAAAATCAGTTGACTCAATTTTGAGAGGGCTTCATTCAGGTTTGTTTGCGACTGTCCTGGTTTGATGGAATGCAGCCGAATCGCGCGATTGGTGCCACCGGTTTCAGCCATCAAGTCATACGCTTTTCGGGCGAGCTGTTCAATTTCGGCCTCTTTCGGGAGTTCCACGGTGGTCAGTGAATCTGGGGTCACCACCCACACAAAACTGCGCTCCGGTCCCAGAGAATATTCCAGAAGCACCGTATCTGGCGCGACGATTCTGGATTGAATTTCATTGACGGTGAGTGGTTTGGGCTGGGATAAAGCGGCATACCGCGGACTGGTTCGGCGGAGGTTGTCTTCGATTTGTTGATATTCTTTGGAAATCGCCTCAATTTCAGCGCGGAACTCAGCTTCGGTTTCTTTGGTCAGTGCGGAACGTGTTTGCAGACGGGTGAATCCATCAATTTTATCCGCCAGTCGTTGCCGGATCGTCCGTTCGCGTTCAATCAGTTCAAGATCAACCCCTTGCCGAATATCAACCCCTGATTCATTCAACAAATCCAAAAGGGCCCTTGCTCGCGTGCGCTCACTTACTTGAAGTGCCAGCCGATCATAGCCAGCCTGTCGGTCCTGACCATGTTGGGAAATGAGCAACTCGATGTAGCGCTGATACACCTTCTGGTTTTGGGCAAAAAATGCAGTCCGCAGCTCGGTTTTCCGCACTTTGCCACGAATTCCCTCAATCAATTGAATTGCTTCTTCGAGGAGTGTTCTGGCCTGTGAATAGTCTTTGGCTTTCATTCGAAGGACCGCCAGTAAATTGAGTACCACGGCACGTTGGGTTGGCTGAATTCCTTCTGGCCAGCGGTTCAATATGTCTTGAATGTATTGAATTGCTCTTTGATCTTCCTTACGGTAAACATAGATATCGGCCATGTTGAAGAGGGTACTTAACTCACCCATCAGGTCTTTGACCTGACGGCGCAGGACCAGTGCTGCTTCGTAATTTTTGAGCGCTTCATCTTGTTTTCCAAGTTTGTTGCAGGTAAATGCAATGTTATGAAGCACATTTCCTTCATCAAATACATTCTTGCGCTCCCTCGAATTGGCCAGAGCCTGAGTGAAATAGTCGAGCGCTTCAGTAAATTGGTTTCGACCCAGGTACGCGTTTCCAATGTCTACCAGGAAGATGCATTCCCAGCTTCGATTTCCCATCTTGCGAACAAATTCCATCCCTTGACGAAGCGCGGTTTCTGCCTGCCGATAGTCCCCGATTTGCAGGTAGAGATGTCCCAAACCTCCGAAAGCCAGGGCATGATGGTAGGCTTGACCGCTGTCTTGAATCAGTTGTAAGGATTCTTCATATAAATCCAGTGCCTTTTGGAATTCTCCCTGGGTGGTAGCGATGTTGGCCAGACTAGAGAGTGACTCCGCAATTTCTGTTTGCTGTTTTCGAGCACGTCTGATGGACAACCCCAGAGCATACGCATCGGCTGCCTTCTGTAAGTCACCTAATCTGAAATAGATCACCCCAACCTGATTTAACATGTTGGCCTCGCCCTCTTGAAAGCCATTTTGCTGAAATCGAGTGAGCGATTGATTGAAATAATCCAGGGCTTTATACCACTGATTTTGATCCTGATAGATGCCGCCAATATTGGCCAATGTTTCGCCTTCGCCCTGCAGATCACCGCACTTTTGACGTAGGATCAACGCTTCGCCATACAACTCTGCTGCTTTGGTAAGATTTCCCTGAATATGATATGTCAGGCCACTGTTGGTCATTGCCTGGCCGATCACCTTTGGATCATTGATCTTACGGCCCAGTTCAAGAGATTTTTCATAGTATTCTCGGGCCAGTGTGAGGTCACCTAACTGGTAAGAATCGTTCCCAATCGTATTGATCGCCTGGGCTTCAGATATCGAATCTTCAGCCAGCCGGTATTGGTCAACCGCTGCCTGGACTTTTTCAATTGCTTTCACTAAGCCCGCTTTGGTTTGCTGGTTTCTGAACTGATCTGCTTCTTTAAGCAGTTGAAACGCCGCCAGTTGATGAAGTTCACGATCCGTAGGAACGCCAGACCCGACTTGAGTGAGCACATATCTGGCAGGTGCATCTGCTATCGCACTTGAAGAAATTTCGAGCTGGTAGGCCCCATCTGTTTTGGCCAGAATGAGAATCGGGAAAATGAAAACCCCTGGAGTGAAACTGGTTTGGGGAAGGATCACTTCCTGATTTGGGCCTTGCACACTCACGTTAATTTCTTTGTATTGAGATTGCAGGGTCAGCTTGATGAAGTGATTGGCTGCCAGCACAAAGGTGTGAATCCGTGGCTCCGAGCTGGAAACTTTGAATTCGACCGTTTTCCCAACCAGTAGTTCCTGGGATTGGGGTTGTGCCGGGAAAGAGGTCCTGCCAGTTGCCCTGAAAGTCACCGGCATTGCAAAAACTGGAGCAATTGACGTCAGAACAGTCAGGGTGAGGCTCAAGATGACGATTGCTTGCCTGGTAAGTTGTTGAGAAAAAAGGCGCATAATACTCTGTCTCAAATGTGGAATTGGTGATCAATCAAATCAGGCAGGAACAAAGCCAGGGGCATTCCGATCCTGTGTCAACGGTAGCAAATTCTGTAGTTTGGAAGAGTGTTGATTGTATATTGAGGTTTGCAAAAGAAAAACGACCAACACAGTCTCAAAGACAAATGTACTGCGTTGGTCGTCGGAAGGGAAGTGAATCAGATCTGAGTTGGTGTCGCGAAGAGGTTTAGAACACACAGGTGGTGCACCTGGCTATCTCGCTATCCCGCTCTTTCGCTGGCTTCTATTCAACTGGTTCGACATTCTGCATATCAATCAGCGAGGCTGAGACCACCCGGTCATCATCGCTCAGATTGATGATCTTGACGCCTTGAGCCGAACGGCTCGTTTCACGGATCGGCTCGACTTCAATCCGCACCACCTGCCCCTGCTGGGTAATCACCATCAATTGATCGTCATTTTTGACCGGAAGCGCCGTGATGACGCCGCCCGTCCGATCTGTGACCTTCATATTGATGACCCCAACGCCGCCACGGCTTTGAGGTGGGTATTCACTGACCAGTGTGCGTTTGCCAAGACCGAGTTCTGAGAGCGCCAGGATGTGTTCTGTTCCGTCCACCACGGAAACACCGGTCACATAGTCATCCTGGCGCAGATTGATGCCAATCACGCCATAGGCATTGCGACCCATTGCCCGGACATCGGTTTCCTTAAAGTGAATGGCCATTCCGTGATAGGTTGAAAGCAGGATGTTTTTGTTGCCGTCGCTCATCTGGATGCCCATCAACACATCACCGTCTTCAATACTGATCGCGATAATGCCGTTTGACCGGATGTTGGCAAATTCGGTGAGTTCGGTTTTCTTGATGATGCCGCGTCGGGTGACCATCACCACATATCGGCCTTCGGCAAACTCCCGAATCGGGAACATGCCCGCGACTTTTTCACCCTGCGGCAGTTCGACCAGATTGACAATTGCTTTGCCGCGTCCGGCGGTGGCTGCATCTGGAATTTCGTGAACCTTGACCTTATACACCTGACCTTTATCCGTGAAGATCAACATATAGCTGTGCGTTGAAGCAATAAACATGGCATCGAGCACATCTTCGGCCTTGGTCGCCATTCCACGCCGACCAACGCCACCACGCCGCTGGGTGCGGTATGACGAAAGCGGGGTGCGTTTGATGTAGCCGCCGTGGGTGATTGTGATGACGACCTCTTCATCTGGAATCAGGTCTTCGATGGTGAGTTCAGTTTCCTCATCAACGATTTGTGTCCGACGCTCATTGGCAAATTCGCGTTTGACGTCAGCCAGTTCTTTAATAATCAGGTTCTTGAGTACGGTTTCATTGGCCAGAATTTCGTTGAGTTCGGCAATCCGCTTAATAATATTGGTGTATTCCTCAACGATTTTCTGCTGTTCCATGCCGGTCAACCGCTGGAGTTGCATATCCAGGATTGACTGAGCCTGGATTTCAGTGAACCCAAATTTCTGAACAAGTCCTTCTTTGGCTTCCTTGGGCTGTTTGGCGGCCCGAATCAGCGCAATCACTTCGTCCAAAATCCCGAGCGCTTTCTTGAGACCTTCGAGGATATGGGCGCGGGCTTCGGCTTTGCGCAACTCAAAGAGGGTTCGGCGGCGCACCACGTCTTTGCGGTGGTCAATAAACAACTGCAGGGTATCAACCAGATTGAGCACCCGAGGTTGTCCGTTGACAATCGAGAGGTTGATGGTGCCGAAGTTCAACTGCATCTGGGTCTGTTTATAGAGGTTATTGAGCACAACCTGGGCGACGGCGCTGCGTTTGAGTTCGATCACAATGCGCATTCCGTCGCGGTCAGATTCGTCACGCAGATCCGAAATATCCTCAATCTTCTTGTCGGTAATAAGTTCAGCAATTTTTTCGATCAGTCTGGCTTTATTGACCTGGTAGGGAAGTTCGGTCACCACAATCGCCTGACGCTCAGCCCCATTTTTGCCGACATAATCAATCGCTGCCCGGGCCCGCATGGTAACTGAACCGCGTCCGGTCAGGTACGCCTGTAAAATCCCTTTCCGGCCACAGATAAAGGCACCGGTCGGGAAGTCTGGCCCCTGGACAAATTTCATCAAATCTTCAACCGTGGCGGCAGGTTTTTGAACCAGATGAATTGTGGCATCAATAATTTCGCCCAGGTTGTGCGGTGGAATATTGGTCGCCATTCCGACGGCAATTCCAGATGAGCCATTCACCAGCAAATTAGGGAAGCGGACCGGTAGCACCATCGGCTCCCACTGCGATTCATCGTAATTGGGCTGGAAATCCACCGTTTCTTTATCAATATCCGCCAGCATCGCCTCTGCTACGCGGGCGAGACGAATTTCCGTATATCTCATAGCAGCCGCGGAATCGCCATCAACGCTGCCGAAATTCCCCTGACCATCAATCAACGGAATACGGAGGGAAAAATCCTGCACCATGCGCACGATGGAATCATAGACGGCGGAGTCTCCGTGGGGATGGTACTGACCGATGACCGATCCGACGATACGGGCGCTCTTTTTGTACGGCTTGTTGTATGTATTGCTTAACTCGTGCATTGCCCACAGGATACGGCGATGGACCGGTTTGAGGCCGTCGCGGACATCTGGCAGCGCGCGCCCGATGATGACCGACATCGCGTAGTCCAGGTAGCTACGTTTCATCTCGTCTTCGATATTTGCGATGACTAACTTCTGCTCATCCATGCTTGTACTCCAAATGAAAATCAACTGAGGTTAGAAAAACTGAATTTTTGTTGTGCCCTGTTACCAGTCACGGATGTGGGTTTGGTTCAGGTATCCGTCAGAGAATGCAGCCAAATCTCAGGCCAGCCCATCAGTTTTTGAAAGGCAACTGGGAGCGTCCAGAGAGATGTCTGACTGGTTGGTCAACAGGGGAGCACAGTGTGAGACGTTGTACCCTGTCTATAACTGAGTAATTGTATCAGGTCTTCAAGAAAATCTCCACACTGAATGCAGGGAAACCACCTAACTTCTTAGGAATGAAGGGTTAAGAGCGGTTTGAAGCGGATTTCTCAAGCGGTTTTTAGAATGGCGGCACTATATCTCAAACCGGCAGGTTTTGCAAACGACAAACCCCTTGTCTATGATTGAGTTACATCGTGTTTTCGAAGGTGTTTTTTGAGGCTTTCCCCGCGCGATAAACACAATTGCCAAAGTGTCACAGCCACCTGCCGGAACCGGGCGGCATCACGAGAATGAAGTAAACCCTGAACCCTGAACCCTGAG
This genomic window contains:
- a CDS encoding Uma2 family endonuclease, whose protein sequence is MYLKDSPPRSPRETLPTMYDLPSETIGEPGMPDEFHGIQALFLKETFRPPCIPPDEVFSAMDLNLYYDVRYPLRYKRPDWFGVVGVPRLYDGQVMRNSYVVWQEGVSPLVIVELLSPGTQKEDLGQILRDVEGVPTKWEVYERFLRVPYYVALNGDTGELHFFQLSGDRYQTISSEEKKLWIPSIELGLGLWQGSYDGKQRLWLRWFDKEGTWIPTSNEQAAQAKAEAAQAKAEKEAVLHQMTQEKTEKEAALQQLEKLTAKLKELGIDPGQI
- a CDS encoding tetratricopeptide repeat protein; its protein translation is MQFLFQQFPKPAITAVCLNLITLTSIFPVFATPLKFSPAWKISVPGQSQTLELPIGKAVEFEASSTEPRIHTFQLGVNEYLELELQSNQKDVHIWLLEPGKEWDEITDTFVPEKNIHQIVLLSEATGPHQFKIAPATPNGQLQYTLKITEYRAATAEELHQIKAYQLIREGNQLTRLGTKEGTRQSLDKFEAAAEQYRLAGKLDSAAHLLNGIGNGYYTFGEMDTARTFYERSLAMARTINDSKLIGQATTNLALIFHVQGNPTKALEMYEQALVLRRTSQDVKGEGETLTNIAGVYLNQNQFATTLKYYDQALHCFQKAGFREGKAAIWHRMGVVYFKLGDYQKATDTHSQSLAMRRTLQQQMGIVESLNSLALVASQQGNIQKALDLFEEADQLNQQTGNARLQEEIYEGLGLLYLHVGELQQAEVLMRQALPLVRKIGDPVREVVLLINLANVFLQRQQFAEALEYATQALSLSRKFKDQAGEATALHNIAFAVDKLGKVDDACTYLEEALPLRRQAKDLMGELSTLNNLAKLYFDRGEKQKALETSKEVVNRWPQGVDPRNKALVLSQLARFYTETNQYDPAQTTIEEALKLVELIRSGVRKPTLRTSFFANNQGIYEFYIHLLMKRHAQNPKAGYDRVALHISERSRARSLLELLNEAGADIRQGGNLELLARERAVRQQLADKVDSLTRLMARQELTPETEASLQAEIAAITKEYQQLEDELRRTSPRYAALTQPKPLTVSEIQSTVVTPDTVLLEYSLGPQGSYVWVVTPDTLTTVELPQREKIQSAARKAYDLLSQTNSLKRILGREEDIQKKSAVELKRELDQAISELSHLILEPVASHLGNKRLLIVPDGVLHYIPFGVLTLTSPTSGKGKSEPLLANHELVMLPSASALDLLRKENLNRSTASKDLAVVADPVFEPTDDRIPKLPAKTKPTPPTTKKLTLSRKLLLEKTESSVQEVGLIDESKEIPRLPGTRREAESILKLVPKTQMTQAFDFAANRDFFNRSDLDQFRLLHIATHGFVNSEHPELSGLIFSMVDRQGNDQNGFLLLPDVFNLNLNADLVTLSACQSGLGKEIKGEGMVGLTQGFLYAGTSRVVVSLWSVSDQATAELMKYFYQGLLVEKLRPAEALRQAQLKLQQNKKWSSPYYWAAFQLTGEWK
- a CDS encoding CHAT domain-containing protein translates to MRLFSQQLTRQAIVILSLTLTVLTSIAPVFAMPVTFRATGRTSFPAQPQSQELLVGKTVEFKVSSSEPRIHTFVLAANHFIKLTLQSQYKEINVSVQGPNQEVILPQTSFTPGVFIFPILILAKTDGAYQLEISSSAIADAPARYVLTQVGSGVPTDRELHQLAAFQLLKEADQFRNQQTKAGLVKAIEKVQAAVDQYRLAEDSISEAQAINTIGNDSYQLGDLTLAREYYEKSLELGRKINDPKVIGQAMTNSGLTYHIQGNLTKAAELYGEALILRQKCGDLQGEGETLANIGGIYQDQNQWYKALDYFNQSLTRFQQNGFQEGEANMLNQVGVIYFRLGDLQKAADAYALGLSIRRARKQQTEIAESLSSLANIATTQGEFQKALDLYEESLQLIQDSGQAYHHALAFGGLGHLYLQIGDYRQAETALRQGMEFVRKMGNRSWECIFLVDIGNAYLGRNQFTEALDYFTQALANSRERKNVFDEGNVLHNIAFTCNKLGKQDEALKNYEAALVLRRQVKDLMGELSTLFNMADIYVYRKEDQRAIQYIQDILNRWPEGIQPTQRAVVLNLLAVLRMKAKDYSQARTLLEEAIQLIEGIRGKVRKTELRTAFFAQNQKVYQRYIELLISQHGQDRQAGYDRLALQVSERTRARALLDLLNESGVDIRQGVDLELIERERTIRQRLADKIDGFTRLQTRSALTKETEAEFRAEIEAISKEYQQIEDNLRRTSPRYAALSQPKPLTVNEIQSRIVAPDTVLLEYSLGPERSFVWVVTPDSLTTVELPKEAEIEQLARKAYDLMAETGGTNRAIRLHSIKPGQSQTNLNEALSKLSQLILQPVVSHLGNKRVLIVPDGVLHFIPFAALPVENAPSKPEPLLTSHEVVVLPSASALDLLRTETLNRPKPTKNLAIVADPVFEPTDGRFPRLAALSTTATPTKQKLDRSRSLRLEQTKSSIQEVGIADETNQIPRLPGTRREAESILKLVPKTQNALAFDFAANRSFFDRPDLDQFRLLHIATHGFINSDRPEFSGLIFSMFDQQGKTQNGFLLLPDVFNLKLNTDLVTLSACQSGLGKEIKGEGMVGLTQGFLYAGTSRVLVSLWNVSDQATAELMKHFYRGMLVEKLRPAEALRRAQLHLRQHKQWSSPYYWAAFQLTGEWK
- the gyrA gene encoding DNA gyrase subunit A, encoding MDEQKLVIANIEDEMKRSYLDYAMSVIIGRALPDVRDGLKPVHRRILWAMHELSNTYNKPYKKSARIVGSVIGQYHPHGDSAVYDSIVRMVQDFSLRIPLIDGQGNFGSVDGDSAAAMRYTEIRLARVAEAMLADIDKETVDFQPNYDESQWEPMVLPVRFPNLLVNGSSGIAVGMATNIPPHNLGEIIDATIHLVQKPAATVEDLMKFVQGPDFPTGAFICGRKGILQAYLTGRGSVTMRARAAIDYVGKNGAERQAIVVTELPYQVNKARLIEKIAELITDKKIEDISDLRDESDRDGMRIVIELKRSAVAQVVLNNLYKQTQMQLNFGTINLSIVNGQPRVLNLVDTLQLFIDHRKDVVRRRTLFELRKAEARAHILEGLKKALGILDEVIALIRAAKQPKEAKEGLVQKFGFTEIQAQSILDMQLQRLTGMEQQKIVEEYTNIIKRIAELNEILANETVLKNLIIKELADVKREFANERRTQIVDEETELTIEDLIPDEEVVITITHGGYIKRTPLSSYRTQRRGGVGRRGMATKAEDVLDAMFIASTHSYMLIFTDKGQVYKVKVHEIPDAATAGRGKAIVNLVELPQGEKVAGMFPIREFAEGRYVVMVTRRGIIKKTELTEFANIRSNGIIAISIEDGDVLMGIQMSDGNKNILLSTYHGMAIHFKETDVRAMGRNAYGVIGINLRQDDYVTGVSVVDGTEHILALSELGLGKRTLVSEYPPQSRGGVGVINMKVTDRTGGVITALPVKNDDQLMVITQQGQVVRIEVEPIRETSRSAQGVKIINLSDDDRVVSASLIDMQNVEPVE